In a single window of the Zea mays cultivar B73 chromosome 5, Zm-B73-REFERENCE-NAM-5.0, whole genome shotgun sequence genome:
- the LOC100502483 gene encoding Double-stranded RNA-binding protein 6-like yields MYKNQLQELAQRSCFNLPSYTCLREGPDHAPRFKAAVNFNGEQFESPGFFTTLRQAEHAAAEVALAALARRGPSYSLAARILDETGVYKNLLQEVAQRVGAPLPLYTTERSGLGHLPVFTCTVELAGITFAGDPAKNKKQAEKNAASAAWSALKQLVREEVNSSNEPENIDEQEQIRIARALLNYRLKEKMAMANYPHVSPFPKKFPMQQERKPCLGQSCQSSHSKILPLFRPKPNSRPKSPASTDGVSKTPGRTVESLVDQSPRSRFPAAEAAPYVPVGHYRRIPCHNMAPSVTIRTAVPVFSAPPLPPPPARLQQLPPLMSHPPPIRMASPVRMRPAPASPMFASSSPVQVPKPVMPVQLKDVQDHPRKEAVPLPPVIPVQVKDAQCRPRKSSMSPVIPVPVKDAQRRPAAIPVQMKDVQTQAPKEPLAAPIPAARPSVMTDTPAQVKEASAGATSEAPSSATGNNAAVECSASSETVLARQSGAADEDTLVLMRKLSMRPEAQSAAEAATTMRLETN; encoded by the exons ATGTACAAGAATCAGCTGCAGGAGCTGGCGCAGCGGAGCTGCTTCAACCTGCCTTCTTACACGTGCCTGCGGGAGGGGCCCGACCATGCGCCGCGGTTCAAGGCGGCGGTGAACTTCAACGGGGAGCAGTTCGAGAGTCCCGGGTTCTTCACCACGCTCCGCCAAGCGGAGCACGCCGCCGCGGAGGTTGCGCTCGCCGCGCTCGCGCGACGCGGCCCGTCCTACTCGCTCGCCGCCCGCATCCTG GACGAAACAGGGGTTTATAAAAATCTTCTGCAGGAAGTGGCTCAAAGAGTTGGGGCGCCATTGCCATTGTATACAACAGAGCGATCTGGCCTTGGCCACCTTCCGGTTTTCACATGCACAGTAGAGCTAGCTGGTATCACATTTGCAGGTGATCCTGCTAAGAATAAGAAACAGGCTGAAAAAAATGCTGCTTCAGCTGCATGGTCAGCACTGAAACAAT TGGTACGCGAGGAGGTGAATTCATCCAATGAGCCAGAAAACATTGATGAGCAGGAGCAGATCAGGATCGCCCGAGCCCTCCTCAATTATCGCTTGAAGGAGAAGATGGCGATGGCCAACTACCCTCATGTTTCACCATTCCCCAAGAAATTTCCCATGCAGCAAGAGCGGAAGCCTTGTTTGGGTCAATCTTGTCAATCCAGCCACTCGAAGATTCTCCCTTTATTCCGCCCTAAACCTAATTCAAGACCAAAGTCGCCAGCATCCACCGACGGTGTGTCGAAAACGCCTGGGCGGACGGTTGAGAGCCTAGTAGATCAAAGTCCCAGGTCAAGATTTCCAGCTGCAGAGGCAGCTCCCTATGTGCCAGTTGGGCACTACCGCCGTATACCTTGCCATAACATGGCTCCTTCCGTCACAATTAGGACCGCTGTTCCTGTCTTCTCTGCTCCACCTCTCCCACCTCCCCCTGCACGCCTGCAGCAGCTCCCTCCACTCATGAGCCACCCACCGCCCATTCGGATGGCATCCCCAGTCCGCATGAGGCCAGCGCCAGCCTCTCCAATGTTTGCCTCCTCATCTCCAGTTCAAGTGCCGAAACCTGTGATGCCTGTTCAGCTGAAGGATGTGCAAGATCACCCAAGGAAGGAAGCAGTTCCACTTCCACCTGTGATCCCTGTTCAGGTGAAGGATGCGCAATGCCGACCAAGGAAGAGCTCCATGTCTCCCGTGATTCCTGTCCCAGTAAAGGACGCACAGCGCCGGCCTGCCGCAATCCCAGTGCAGATGAAGGACGTGCAAACCCAAGCCCCAAAGGAACCGCTGGCAGCTCCAATTCCAGCAGCCAGGCCTTCAGTTATGACCGACACGCCTGCCCAAGTCAAGGAAGCTTCAGCTGGTGCTACCAGCGAGGCGCCATCGTCTGCTACTGGCAATAACGCTGCTGTGGAATGCAGTGCATCATCGGAAACTGTCTTGGCAAGGCAATCTGGGGCTGCGGATGAGGACACGCTGGTACTAATGCGGAAGCTAAGCATGAGGCCCGAGGCTCAATCAGCGGCAGAGGCAGCCACCACCATGCGGTTGGAGACCAATTGA
- the LOC100502483 gene encoding double-stranded RNA-binding protein 6-like isoform X1 has translation MDETGVYKNLLQEVAQRVGAPLPLYTTERSGLGHLPVFTCTVELAGITFAGDPAKNKKQAEKNAASAAWSALKQLVREEVNSSNEPENIDEQEQIRIARALLNYRLKEKMAMANYPHVSPFPKKFPMQQERKPCLGQSCQSSHSKILPLFRPKPNSRPKSPASTDGVSKTPGRTVESLVDQSPRSRFPAAEAAPYVPVGHYRRIPCHNMAPSVTIRTAVPVFSAPPLPPPPARLQQLPPLMSHPPPIRMASPVRMRPAPASPMFASSSPVQVPKPVMPVQLKDVQDHPRKEAVPLPPVIPVQVKDAQCRPRKSSMSPVIPVPVKDAQRRPAAIPVQMKDVQTQAPKEPLAAPIPAARPSVMTDTPAQVKEASAGATSEAPSSATGNNAAVECSASSETVLARQSGAADEDTLVLMRKLSMRPEAQSAAEAATTMRLETN, from the exons ATG GACGAAACAGGGGTTTATAAAAATCTTCTGCAGGAAGTGGCTCAAAGAGTTGGGGCGCCATTGCCATTGTATACAACAGAGCGATCTGGCCTTGGCCACCTTCCGGTTTTCACATGCACAGTAGAGCTAGCTGGTATCACATTTGCAGGTGATCCTGCTAAGAATAAGAAACAGGCTGAAAAAAATGCTGCTTCAGCTGCATGGTCAGCACTGAAACAAT TGGTACGCGAGGAGGTGAATTCATCCAATGAGCCAGAAAACATTGATGAGCAGGAGCAGATCAGGATCGCCCGAGCCCTCCTCAATTATCGCTTGAAGGAGAAGATGGCGATGGCCAACTACCCTCATGTTTCACCATTCCCCAAGAAATTTCCCATGCAGCAAGAGCGGAAGCCTTGTTTGGGTCAATCTTGTCAATCCAGCCACTCGAAGATTCTCCCTTTATTCCGCCCTAAACCTAATTCAAGACCAAAGTCGCCAGCATCCACCGACGGTGTGTCGAAAACGCCTGGGCGGACGGTTGAGAGCCTAGTAGATCAAAGTCCCAGGTCAAGATTTCCAGCTGCAGAGGCAGCTCCCTATGTGCCAGTTGGGCACTACCGCCGTATACCTTGCCATAACATGGCTCCTTCCGTCACAATTAGGACCGCTGTTCCTGTCTTCTCTGCTCCACCTCTCCCACCTCCCCCTGCACGCCTGCAGCAGCTCCCTCCACTCATGAGCCACCCACCGCCCATTCGGATGGCATCCCCAGTCCGCATGAGGCCAGCGCCAGCCTCTCCAATGTTTGCCTCCTCATCTCCAGTTCAAGTGCCGAAACCTGTGATGCCTGTTCAGCTGAAGGATGTGCAAGATCACCCAAGGAAGGAAGCAGTTCCACTTCCACCTGTGATCCCTGTTCAGGTGAAGGATGCGCAATGCCGACCAAGGAAGAGCTCCATGTCTCCCGTGATTCCTGTCCCAGTAAAGGACGCACAGCGCCGGCCTGCCGCAATCCCAGTGCAGATGAAGGACGTGCAAACCCAAGCCCCAAAGGAACCGCTGGCAGCTCCAATTCCAGCAGCCAGGCCTTCAGTTATGACCGACACGCCTGCCCAAGTCAAGGAAGCTTCAGCTGGTGCTACCAGCGAGGCGCCATCGTCTGCTACTGGCAATAACGCTGCTGTGGAATGCAGTGCATCATCGGAAACTGTCTTGGCAAGGCAATCTGGGGCTGCGGATGAGGACACGCTGGTACTAATGCGGAAGCTAAGCATGAGGCCCGAGGCTCAATCAGCGGCAGAGGCAGCCACCACCATGCGGTTGGAGACCAATTGA